The Coregonus clupeaformis isolate EN_2021a chromosome 3, ASM2061545v1, whole genome shotgun sequence genome includes a region encoding these proteins:
- the nkx3-2 gene encoding homeobox protein Nkx-3.2: MAVRSNSLMPFSIQAILNKKEDSRHLPDLDICFSKTACWKIFGEMDTGSEDFPAACRSDEGACMASDQKSYDSDSGLSDDNDSKTLAVCKSEKNRDPASDVLEESLQDETDHESTAVDNVKGLSDCEPNVSDSNNLDEASCDKSSDQPKQRKKRSRAAFSHAQVFELERRFNHQRYLSGPERADLAASLKLTETQVKIWFQNRRYKTKRRQMAADLMASAPAAKKVAVKVLVRDDQRQYNPGELLRPPLLALQPSYYYPYAYCLPAWTLSTCAGNQ; the protein is encoded by the exons ATGGCCGTTCGCAGCAACTCCTTGATGCCTTTCTCTATCCAAGCCATTTTGAACAAAAAAGAGGACAGTCGACACTTGCCAGATTTGGACATCTGCTTCTCGAAGACTGCGTGTTGGAAAATATTTGGGGAAATGGATACTGGTTCGGAGGACTTTCCCGCGGCGTGTAGAAGTGACGAGGGTGCTTGCATGGCCAGCGACCAGAAAAGTTACGACTCGGATTCAGGTCTCAGTGATGACAATGACAGCAAGACGCTGGCCGTTTGCAAGTCAGAGAAAAACAGGGATCCTGCTTCAGACGTGCTGGAAGAAAGTTTGCAGGACGAAACGGACCATGAATCCACTGCTGTCGATAACGTAAAAGGTCTTAGTGACTGTGAACCTAATGTTTCGG ATTCCAACAACCTAGACGAGGCCAGTTGTGATAAAAGTTCGGATCAGCCCAAACAGAGGAAAAAACGCTCAAGGGCTGCGTTCTCCCACGCGCAAGTCTTCGAGCTCGAGCGGAGGTTCAATCACCAAAGATACCTATCCGGACCGGAGAGAGCAGACCTGGCCGCCTCCCTGAAGCTGACAGAGACGCAGGTCAAAATATGGTTCCAGAACCGCAGATATAAAACAAAACGTCGTCAAATGGCTGCCGACTTGATGGCCTCGGCCCCTGCAGCAAAGAAAGTGGCTGTGAAAGTGTTAGTTCGGGACGACCAGAGACAGTACAACCCCGGAGAACTACTGCGGCCTCCGCTCCTTGCTCTCCAGCCGTCGTATTACTACCCCTACGCCTATTGCCTCCCGGCATGGACACTCTCTACTTGTGCTGGGAATCAATGA
- the bod1l1 gene encoding biorientation of chromosomes in cell division protein 1-like 1 encodes MAGLPPGDPQLVSMIVNHLKTQGLFDQFRRDCLADVDTKPAYLNLRQRVDNFVSNHLSNHTWSPHLNKNQLRNNIRQLVLQSGMLEQGVDRIVAQVVDPKIHHTFRPQVERVVREFMSPGSYMDEPPVPPAPVEEKQDFDLPVQAPSSAPATSMARDAMSILDTITTLNQEASSRASSSGEKVLKGGSERDQDPEESMQEAEGGEQDMSLVEEGEEDQDRKTPEKDEEAKLVSEVQAMENKTEDVQEQMDSEREGMKGDEEEIGTQEGAEERKEGKTIGKLKEEVQNKDVDPLQSPNEKQHINQKARERLKEEYSLEDSDLDGLSDITVSSVHTSDLSSFEEDSDDEQPPSDSTEDGEVSSEDEKSEKKKTNRDEDNEESTERKPRRQAYVHKPFLYSRYYSDSDDEVTVEQRRRSAAKDKEERLFKRQQNRERMEEKRRQKSAQLEDQERRRQTSSLSLEAQDPRAKEALKEKKVLEKKMALSRKRKWDSRNEGDVTGKRKGDAAGEFNKKEEAKGISSKSLQPKSITKVSESAASEERHRRKSVSTSEESGEPRKLTDKSRTHSFILDLEQGSESPLKQRPAGKFDRLSRKELNPKERKEKECSLSDERAKLKQKLEKRVGGESLTDEPEQNEGAHIEVSSDDKGERKSKVKGDKKVSVNAREGRASVSEGGASDEGASREATTKKGKVLSVEAAKVEKEKNRENEKEREKDKEREKTKGEKIPVKSDPRQLLRPDSTGSSEERSDMEPGSETIKKKDKHPKEVLKRSKSHTEDKHVEKPKSKPDSEKEKPRTEHVTQENQKPSKSSSETDKDSRKSRETEPGMKVKVMEKSRSKSREDKKAQGLEVKNKGGTSGSRPDASKERKREGSVKEQRKDTEENPPEKTEGKSGKEMVEKKVQNPEKKKETQDERKGRKADEKSDKSSRSSTSSISSPVPDITEPPLKKGPQSKDTSTDWDATDATITTSASVTYDALSDVTPELEDDDSEMPLREVEPRPLTTGADALLTLMDICTSADARLGQGSDITGTMQRDACPELSFQEADIKMKEAALTLLSMDPESILSPSLVTPAAQEATEVTTPALQQKETTTPVAKDQEDSEHVLEMDESDLTATASSSEKMDEHSRSQDVLATDVLATDVPGTEVKDTEVSTWTLVEGMSQEKKATVDIDEENPGHAVVPKQEPVLGPSFDKQDETQPEKTELLAMEHECQVKTDIDNINKDQTEAQQERGAPESVKSDTPEKPRETRRGRQSKLVKQASNASKSDRQEDEKESDLSEMEDKMEGRVIRKGRLSGQKATTAKDSGTEKNEKDSREQQSKLSVDVSKDNEGEKATESRTPRRGRSSKTSADEEELKEPEKVEETPPRRGRRSGAQAKDSTTGNQEKEEEERAGETSAEKEKREIHPPLQKDQEEKSEQKRGSRRGRPAKPPISKPETKEDAESSDSKETTDSRKPAVKRKRPEESGEGSQPEEVEETQ; translated from the exons ATGGCAGGTTTACCCCCTGGAGACCCGCAGTTGGTCTCTATGATCGTCAATCATTTGAAAACGCAAGGTCTTTTCGATCAGTTTAGAAGGGACTGCTTGGCAGACGTGGATACAAAG CCTGCATACCTGAATTTAAGACAACGAGTGGACAACTTTGTGTCCAATCACCTCTCTAACCACACATGGAGTCCTCACTTGAACAAGAATCAGTTGAGAAACAACATCCGACAATTGGTGCTTCA GTCTGGGATGCTGGAGCAGGGAGTTGACAGGATAGTTGCTCAGGTGGTGGATCCCAAAATCCATCACACCTTCAGGCCCCAGGTGGAGAGGGTGGTCCGTGAATTCATGTCCCCCGGCAGCTATATGGATGAACCCCCTGTCCCGCCTGCTCCTGTGGAGGAGAAACAAGACTTTGACCTGCCAGTGCAAG CTCCTTCATCTGCCCCTGCTACTTCAATGGCCAGAGATGCCATGTCCATCCTGGATACCATCACCACCCTGAACCAGGAGGCCAGCTCCCGGGCCAGCTCCAGTGGAGAGAAGGTCCTCAAGGGGGGCTCTGAGAGGGACCAAGACCCAGAGGAGTCGATGCAGGAGGCTGAAGGGGGAGAGCAGGACATGAGTCtggtggaggagggagaagaggaccaGGACAGGAAGACGCCGGAGAAAGATGAGGAAGCAAAGCTTGTGTCAGAGGTCCAGGCTATGGAGAACAAAACAGAGGATGTACAGGAGCAGATGGActctgagagagaggggatgaaggGTGATGAGGAAGAGATTGGGACTCAAGAGGGGGcagaagagagaaaggaggggaagaCCATAGGAAAGCTCAAAGAGGAGGTGCAGAACAAGGATGTTGATCCACTTCAGTCCCCCAATGAGAAACAACATATCAATCAGAAGGCCAGAGAGAGGTTAAAAGAAG AATATTCTCTGGAGGACTCTGACCTTGATGGCCTCAGTGACATCACTGTGAGCTCTGTCCACACCAGTGACCTGTCGTCATTCGAGGAGGACAGCGATGATGAGCAGCCACCGTCAGATTCTACAGAGGACGGCGAGGTCTCATCTGAAG ATGAAAAGTCTGAGAAGAAGAAGACCAATAGAGACGAAGACAATGAGGAGAGCACAGAGCGCAAGCCTCGTCGACAGGCCTACGTCCACAAGCCCTTCCTCTACTCCCGTTACTATAGCGACTCTGATGATGAGGTCACCGTGGAGCAGCGTCGGCGGTCAGCG GCCAAGGACAAGGAGGAGAGGCTTTTCAAGAGACAGCAGAACAGGGAACGCATGGAGGAGAAGCGTAGACAGAAGTCAGCTCAACTAGAAGACCAGG AGAGAAGGCGGCAGACCTCTTCCCTCAGCCTGGAAGCTCAGGATCCCAGGGCCAAAGAGGCTCTCAAGGAAAAGAAGGTTCTTGAGAAGAAGATGGCCCTCAGTAGGAAGAGGAAGTGGGactcacg GAACGAGGGAGATGTTACAGGCAAGAGAAAGGGAGATGCAGCAGGAGAGTTCAACAAAAAGGAA GAAGCAAAGGGTATTTCCTCAAAGAGCTTGCAGCCCAAGTCAATCACAAAAGTCTCTGAGTCTGCAGCATCAGAAGAGAGGCACAGGAGGAAGAGTGTTAGCACTTCTGAGGAATCTGGAGAACCTAGAAAGCTGACAGACAAAAGCCGGACACATTCCTTTATCCTGGACTTGGAGCAGGGGTCTGAGTCGCCACTCAAGCAGCGACCTGCTGGAAAGTTTGACCGGCTTTCCCGCAAGGAGTTAAACCCTAAAGAGCGCAAAGAGAAAGAGTGTAGCCTGTCGGACGAGCGCGCCAAGCTTAAGCAAAAGTTGGAGAAGAGAGTAGGAGGTGAATCCCTCACAGATGAACCTGAGCAGAATGAAGGGGCCCACATTGAAGTATCCTCTGATGACAAAGGGGAGAGAAAGTCCAAGGTCAAAGGTGACAAGAAAGTGTCAGTGAATGCCAGGGAAGGTAGGGCGTCTGTGTCAGAAGGAGGTGCCTCTGACGAGGGGGCTAGCAGGGAAGCCACAACCAAGAAGGGGAAGGTTCTATCAGTTGAAGCTGCCAAAGTTGAGAAGGAAAAGAACAGGGAAAATGAGAAGGAAAGGGAGAAAGATAAGGAGAGGGAAAAGACTAAAGGAGAGAAGATTCCAGTAAAAAGTGACCCCAGGCAGTTACTCCGCCCGGATTCCACCGGCTCTTCTGAGGAAAGGTCTGACATGGAGCCTGGATCAGAAACCATCAAGAAAAAGGATAAACACCCCAAAGAAGTCCTCAAGAGGTCAAAGAGCCACACAGAGGACAAGCATGTAGAAAAACCCAAGTCTAAGCCCGACAGTGAGAAGGAGAAACCCAGAACAGAACATGTTACTCAGGAAAACCAGAAACCAAGTAAGTCCAGCTCTGAAACTGACAAAGATTCCAGAAAGTCCAGGGAGACAGAGCCTGGAATGAAGGTAAAGGTCATGGAAAAGTCCAGATCCAAGTCAAGGGAGGATAAGAAAGCTCAAGGTTTGGAGGTCAAAAACAAAGGTGGCACATCCGGCAGTAGACCTGACGCCTCAaaggaaagaaaaagagagggaagCGTGAAGGAGCAAAGGAAGGACACTGAGGAAAACCCACCAGAAAAAACGGAAGGCAAGAGTGGGAAGGAAATGGTTGAGAAAAAGGTTCAAAACccagagaagaagaaagagacCCAGGATGAGAGAAAAGGACGTAAAGCAGATGAAAAATCAGATAAGTCATCAAGGTCCTCAACCTCCTCAATCTCCTCACCTGTTCCAGATATTACAGAACCTCCTCTGAAGAAAGGCCCTCAATccaaagacacaagcacagactGGGATGCCACCGATGCCACCATTACCACCTCTGCCTCTGTTACCTATGATGCTTTGAGTGACGTCACCCCTGAACTGGAGGATGATGACAGTGAAATGCCACTCAGGGAGGTGGAACCACGTCCTTTGACAACTGGGGCAGATGCTCTTCTGACTTTGATGGACATCTGTACCTCAGCAGATGCAAGACTAGGCCAAGGAAgtgacatcactgggaccatgcAGCGAGACGCCTGCCCAGAGCTCTCCTTCCAAGAAGCGGACATAAAGATGAAAGAGGCAGCTCTGACCCTGCTCTCCATGGACCCTGAGAGTATACTATCTCCTAGCTTAGTCACTCCAGCTGCACAAGAAGCCACAGAGGTGACCACACCTGCTCTGCAGCAGAAGGAAACTACTACACCTGTTGCAAAAGATCAGGAAGATTCTGAGCATGTTCTAGAAATGGACGAAAGTGACCTAACAGCTACTGCCTCGTCATCAGAGAAAATGGATGAACATTCAAGGAGCCAAG ATGTTCTCGCCACAGATGTTCTCGCCACAGATGTTCCTGGCACAGAGGTGAAAGATACAGAGGTGTCAACATGGACATTAGTTGAAGGGATGTCACAG GAAAAAAAAGCTACTGTTGACATAGATGAGGAAAACCCAGGCCATGCTGTTGTTCCTAAGCAAGAGCCTGTATTGGGACCATCATTCGACAAACAAG ATGAGACTCAGCCTGAGAAAACAGAACTGCTGGCCATGGAACATGAGTGTCAGGTCAAGACGGACATTGATAACATTA ATAAAGACCAGACTGAAGCACAACAGGAAAGGGGAGCCCCTGAGTCG GTGAAGTCTGACACACCTGAAAAACCAAGGGAGACTCGACGTGGTCGGCAGTCAAAGCTGGTCAAACAAGCCA GCAATGCATCCAAGTCAGACAGACAAGAGGACGAGAAAGAATCCGACCTGTCTGAAATG GAGGACAAAATGGAGGGAAGAGTAATCCGCAAAGGAAGGCTGTCCGGTCAGAAAGCTACCACAGCCAAAGACTCCG GTACGGAGAAAAATGAAAAGGACAGTCGAGAGCAGCAGTCCAAGCTGTCTGTGGACGTGAGTAAA GACAATGAGGGAGAAAAGGCCACAGAATCCAGAACGCCACGCAGAGGACGCTCATCTAAAACCTCGGCGGATGAGGAGGAACTTAAAGAG CCTGAGAAAGTGGAGGAGACCCCGCCTCGCAGAGGCAGACGGTCAGGTGCCCAGGCCAAAGACTCCACCACAG GAAACCaggagaaagaagaggaagagagagcaggagagacatCAGCGGAAAAGGAGAAACGGGAG attcatccccctcttcaaaaagACCAGGAGGAGAAGAGTGAGCAGAAGAGAGGCAGTCGACGGGGAAGACCAGCTAAACCTCCAATCTCCAAGCCAGAGACTAAAGAAGATGCAGAAAGCTCTGATTCCAAGGAGACCACTGATTCTC GCAAACCTGCAGTGAAGAGGAAGAGGCCTGAGGAATCAGGGGAG GGGAGCCAGcctgaggaggtggaggagacccag
- the LOC121541120 gene encoding serine-rich 25 kDa antigen protein: MESQESDLKEQEEKQPGEDSVSRCDDQEGRKQGSSDNKTDEDEEDQDRPQKKPARRGRPSKGATSTSEEPENTVSEKTDKKPDKKESEQKEEDEEKETPKTRTATRAAVRLEAERNKPRKPSTRARGEEENTANTRGTRGQVSVPAKAVGRKREASPPAVRTRGGQKSEEPPSKRTKR; this comes from the exons ATGGAGAGCCAGGAAAGTGACCTGAAGGAACAAGAGGAGAAACAACCTGGAGAGGATAGCG TGAGCCGGTGTGACGACCAGGAGGGGAGAAAACAGGGCTCCAGTGATAACAAAACAGATGAG GATGAGGAGGACCAAGACAGGCCTCAGAAGAAACCTGCTCGTAGGGGAAGGCCCTCGAAGGGAGCAACATCAACGTCAGAGGAACCAG AAAATACCGTATCTGAGAAGACCGACAAAAAGCCAGACAAGAAAGAGAGCGAACAaaaagaggaagatgaggagaaaGAGACTCCCAAAACCAGAACTGCGACTCGAGCTGCTGTTCGCCTTGAGGCTGAGAG GAACAAACCAAGGAAACCTTCCACCCGAGCTCGGGGTGAAGAGGAGAACACAGCAAACACACG TGGGACGAGAGGACAGGTCTCTGTGCCAGCCAAGGCAGTGGGGCGTAAACGTGAAGCTAGCCCCCCAGCAGTGCGTACCAGAGGTGGACAAAAATCTGAGGAGCCCCCTTCCAAAAGGACCAAGCGATAA